Genomic DNA from Pseudomonadota bacterium:
AGGGTAAGATCCTTTTTCACGGCAAGAGGTGTCACAATGTCAATAATGTTTTCTATAGACTTTCGCAAATCGAAGGGTTCGGATTGAAGCTCTAACTGACCTGCCTCAATTTTAGAAATATCGAGAACATCGTTGATAAGATTGAGGAGATGCTTGGAGCTTTTTTGAACCATCCCAAGCTGTTTTCCCTGTTCTTCATTGAGAGGACCTGCAATCCCTTGCAGCATAATGCCTGTAAAACCTATAATAGAATTAAGAGGAGTGCGCAGTTCATGGGACATAGTGGCAAGAAAGGCCGATTTCAACCGGTCTGCCCCCTCTGCTGCTTCCTTCGCTTTCTCAAGTTCCTGCGTCCTGTCTCGAACAAGGTCTTCTAAATGAAGGCGGTATTGATCCAACTCATCCTCTGCCAGCTTGCGTTTGGTGATATCTTCCGAAGTAGTTTCATAGTAAAGCACTGCGCCTGAATCATCGCGTATAACTCGCGCGTTCATGGAGGCCCATATTTTTCTTCTTTCTTTCGTGTAATGCTCTGCTTCGAAACCTTCAACAAATCCGTTGCTTTCTAATGTTTCTTTAAACCGCTCCCGGTCTTCAGGATGAACATATACATTATGAGCCATATCTGTAACCGACTGCATCATCTCTTCCTGTGATTTATAACCATACATCCTGGCTCCGGCAGGGTTGACACTCAGATAATGACCATCAGTAGTGGTTCGGAAAATTCCCATAATTGAATTTTCAAAGATACTACGGTATTTCTCCTCGCTTTGGCGGAGCGCCTCTTCCGCATCAATTCTCTCCCTGACTTCCTGGCGCAGAACGCTGTTAATTCGAATGAGTTGAAAAAATAGAATGGAAAAAATCGAGCTGATTATGCATCCAAAAAGAAAATACAAGGACCTTAGCGGATTGAATACAGGCCATCCCTTAGCGGGTAGCGCAGCTATCTGCCAGCTCCCTGAAGGCAGGGTAATATACATAAGCACAGGGTCCATCGTGAATATCCTGTTGTCGCCCCAGAATGTCTCACCTGTTGCGCCAAGACCATCCTTCCCTCGAAGGGCAAAACGTATGTTCTGGTTTGCCCTGTTGGCAAGCCCGGTGCTCCTGATTAATGTATCAAAATCAATAACCGTTGAGGCTATACCCCAGTAGCGCGGCTCACCATTGGAAGCCGGAGAATCTCTCATATATATCGGGGTGCGGCTGATAATACCCACCCCGCCCTGTACAAGGTTGACCGGCCCTGCAACGACTGTTGTTTTCTCCTGAATCACCCTTAATACAGCTTCACGTTGATCGGGAGTCTTAAGATAATCCAAGCCGAGGGCACGTTCATTTCCTTTTATCGGGTACACAAATCGAATGATATTGCCGGGGGCAAGGGCTATATTTCTAATTCTGGGTTCATTGGTCACGATTTCCTGTGCCATAGACGCAAACTGGGCTTCTGAAATTCCGTGCTGGATTTTCACAAGACTGACAAGCCCTTGGGAAAGATGGATGATGGAGTCAACCTGTCGACTGATTTCCCCTCGTGCCTTGTCCAATCTTGCTGTAATTGCTGTGCGCTCATGACTGACATCAGCTCTGTGATGTAACAATGCAAACCAATAAGCAAGTGCCAGCCCGGCGAGAAATATTAACAGAGAAAGCGCGACAACTGTACTTCTTTTTTTAAAATGAATAATCCGGACTCCCGCTTTTGCGGAAATAACAGAAGGAATATTTTCATCTTT
This window encodes:
- a CDS encoding ATP-binding protein translates to MWKDENIPSVISAKAGVRIIHFKKRSTVVALSLLIFLAGLALAYWFALLHHRADVSHERTAITARLDKARGEISRQVDSIIHLSQGLVSLVKIQHGISEAQFASMAQEIVTNEPRIRNIALAPGNIIRFVYPIKGNERALGLDYLKTPDQREAVLRVIQEKTTVVAGPVNLVQGGVGIISRTPIYMRDSPASNGEPRYWGIASTVIDFDTLIRSTGLANRANQNIRFALRGKDGLGATGETFWGDNRIFTMDPVLMYITLPSGSWQIAALPAKGWPVFNPLRSLYFLFGCIISSIFSILFFQLIRINSVLRQEVRERIDAEEALRQSEEKYRSIFENSIMGIFRTTTDGHYLSVNPAGARMYGYKSQEEMMQSVTDMAHNVYVHPEDRERFKETLESNGFVEGFEAEHYTKERRKIWASMNARVIRDDSGAVLYYETTSEDITKRKLAEDELDQYRLHLEDLVRDRTQELEKAKEAAEGADRLKSAFLATMSHELRTPLNSIIGFTGIMLQGIAGPLNEEQGKQLGMVQKSSKHLLNLINDVLDISKIEAGQLELQSEPFDLRKSIENIIDIVTPLAVKKDLTLSTYIDEAINEFVGDQRRVEQALINLINNGIKFTEKGGIIISCRKDASRILIDVKDTGIGIEPEDMEKIFKPFQQTDIGIAKKQEGTGLGLSITKKLVEMMNGQIQVHSEVGMGSTFTVILNM